A window of Citrus sinensis cultivar Valencia sweet orange chromosome 7, DVS_A1.0, whole genome shotgun sequence contains these coding sequences:
- the LOC107174844 gene encoding uncharacterized protein LOC107174844, with protein MSNRKRKLIVDKGDEESGDSCLNVPIPTDFLGPSSSVGPSHGRDTLEYPRPLVVSSSPELALVKNRGGPASGSGENHSFGGVGISEGVGDGEGSSSGPSRSAQRRNLGHRVEADSYPIDFMACATTPTDLFKLRNLYNIPSEVLLVVPRKGDVPSRPPKGYVTIHLESFRLGARLPLQPYFAKILGGMHLAPGQLHPNGWRVLSAMFVLWEKCGSEEPSLVEVKHLYQLRSSPKEAGWYYFMSSSAKRKPITGFPSSCKN; from the coding sequence ATGTCAAACCGGAAAAGAAAGTTAATTGTTGATAAGGGTGATGAAGAATCAGGGGATTCATGCCTCAACGTGCCAATACCCACCGATTTCTTGGGTCCCTCCAGTAGTGTAGGTCCTTCCCATGGCAGGGATACCCTTGAGTACCCACGCCCTCTGGTTGTCTCTTCCTCCCCCGAACTAGCGCTTGTAAAAAATAGAGGTGGACCTGCGTCGGGCTCTGGTGAGAACCACAGCTTTGGTGGGGTTGGGATCTCTGAAGGAGTTGGCGATGGTGAGGGGAGCAGTTCCGGACCGAGCCGATCTGCTCAGAGAAGGAACCTAGGCCATAGGGTGGAGGCTGATTCCTACCCTATTGATTTCATGGCTTGTGCCACCACCCCCACTGACCTATTTAAACTTAGGAACCTCTACAACATCCCCAGCGAGGTTCTTCTTGTAGTTCCTAGAAAAGGCGATGTCCCTAGTCGGCCTCCGAAAGGGTATGTGACGATACACTTGGAGAGTTTCAGACTAGGAGCTCGGCTGCCCCTTCAACCTTACTTTGCCAAGATACTGGGCGGTATGCACCTAGCCCCAGGTCAGCTACACCCAAATGGGTGGAGGGTTCTCTCGGCAATGTTTGTGTTGTGGGAGAAGTGTGGGTCGGAGGAGCCTTCTCTTGTCGAAGTGAAACATCTGTATCAGCTGCGGAGTAGCCCAAAAGAGGCAGGCTGGTATTATTTTATGTCCAGTTCTGCCAAGAGGAAACCGATCACTGGGTTTCCATCTTCAtgtaaaaattag
- the LOC112495875 gene encoding SKP1-like protein 11: MATTSTVKLRSGDNEVFEVEKQVMIQSGTIRNMIEDDAADGEIPLQISSRNLAKVVEWCKCMQHRDRNNNNDNKEEEEEEEEWEKKFDEEVSEDKDLHFGLLLAANYLEIPALLHRLCQLAADIVKGKTPEEIRRTFNIKKDFTPEEEEAVMDEHGWAFHD; encoded by the coding sequence ATGGCAACAACGTCCACGGTGAAGCTGAGGAGCGGCGACAATGAGGTCTTCGAGGTCGAAAAGCAGGTGATGATCCAATCGGGGACGATCAGGAACATGATCGAAGACGACGCTGCGGACGGTGAGATTCCTTTGCAGATCTCGAGCCGTAATTTGGCCAAAGTCGTGGAATGGTGCAAGTGCATGCAGCATCGTGATCGGAACAACAACAATgataataaagaagaagaagaagaagaagaagaatgggAGAAGAAATTTGACGAGGAGGTGAGTGAGGATAAAGATCTTCACTTCGGCCTTCTATTGGCTGCAAACTATCTGGAGATTCCGGCGTTGCTTCATCGTCTTTGTCAACTCGCTGCCGACATCGTTAAAGGGAAGACGCCCGAGGAGATTCGTCGGACGTTTAATATCAAGAAAGATTTCACTCCCGAGGAAGAAGAGGCAGTTATGGATGAACATGGTTGGGCCTTTCATGACTag